In Bacillus toyonensis BCT-7112, a single window of DNA contains:
- a CDS encoding LCP family protein, whose product MEERYHHLQNRRIKKKRRRKLFYFFIFAFLFGSVGIYILNSYTSLMGMYSGFSREKSDLRTKDVEITKEPFTILIMGIEDYATDGQNGRTDSLMFATVNPKTQRISLMSIPRDSRVPIVGKDKEDKINAAHAYGGEQMAIKTVEGFLKVPVDHYIKIDFQGFKGIVDAVGGVTVDVPFDFWERSDVDYYKKIQFKQGQQNLNGEEALAYVRMRKQDPNGDYGRAARQRQLLAAVAQKLNSASTVFKIKDLTTVVGKYIKTDIPISDGLALYNKLSGFDPSTIQTLKLEGEDKKIGGIYYFLPDPIGVETVRNEIEKELGEKAKTPTNPNTKTDSSNPDSNSNSNEKAKKETNPNKTPTEPPPSTNAHAEWIMRNQE is encoded by the coding sequence ATGGAAGAACGTTATCATCATCTCCAAAATCGCAGAATAAAAAAGAAGCGAAGAAGAAAACTTTTCTACTTCTTTATTTTCGCATTTTTATTTGGCAGTGTAGGAATCTATATATTAAATTCCTACACTTCTCTTATGGGGATGTATAGTGGATTTAGTCGTGAAAAATCAGATTTAAGAACTAAAGATGTAGAAATTACAAAGGAACCTTTTACAATCCTCATTATGGGTATAGAAGATTATGCAACAGATGGTCAAAATGGGCGTACAGACTCATTAATGTTTGCGACAGTCAATCCGAAAACTCAAAGGATTTCACTTATGAGTATTCCTCGGGATAGTCGCGTTCCAATTGTCGGAAAGGACAAAGAAGATAAGATTAACGCTGCGCATGCTTATGGTGGAGAACAAATGGCAATCAAAACTGTCGAAGGTTTTCTAAAAGTTCCTGTAGACCATTATATTAAAATTGATTTCCAAGGCTTTAAAGGTATCGTTGATGCTGTTGGCGGTGTTACCGTTGATGTCCCTTTCGATTTTTGGGAGCGCTCTGACGTGGATTACTACAAAAAAATCCAATTTAAGCAAGGGCAACAAAACTTAAACGGTGAAGAGGCACTCGCTTACGTCCGTATGCGAAAGCAGGATCCAAACGGCGATTATGGCCGAGCCGCTAGACAAAGGCAATTGCTAGCCGCTGTTGCTCAAAAACTGAATTCTGCCTCTACTGTATTTAAAATTAAAGATTTAACGACTGTCGTTGGAAAATATATAAAAACCGACATTCCTATTTCAGACGGACTTGCTCTTTACAATAAACTTTCTGGTTTTGATCCTTCTACAATACAAACGTTAAAACTTGAAGGAGAAGACAAAAAAATAGGCGGTATTTATTACTTCCTTCCGGATCCAATCGGTGTAGAGACGGTACGTAATGAAATAGAAAAAGAACTAGGGGAAAAAGCAAAAACTCCAACAAATCCAAATACAAAAACCGATTCATCAAATCCTGACTCAAATTCTAACTCTAACGAAAAAGCAAAGAAAGAAACAAACCCGAACAAAACACCAACTGAGCCGCCCCCTTCCACAAATGCTCATGCAGAGTGGATTATGAGAAATCAGGAATAA
- a CDS encoding PRD domain-containing protein, producing the protein MKRIDLIFNAIQEGNYTEGITALELATLLQLDRANVSSDLNKLVKDKRLLKTNTRPVRFYIETNTSLETHSKDVTSLDTFAIENTSLKIAIEKAKASILYPPNGMHTLLLGETGVGKSMFASLMHEYAIEVEQLPKKAPFIVFNCADYANNPQLLLGQLFGIKKGAYTGANDQKGLIEKAHEGILFLDEVHRLPPEGQEMLFTFIDRGVYRRLGETENERKAQVLIITATTEEPNSFLLKTFTRRIPMTVKLPPLRERTHKERFALLQLFFTNEAIRLRKEIHVSPNAMRAFVFYNCPNNIGQLKTDVQIACAKAYSDFVTKKRDSVYVSSTDLPWYMKEGLFIERKSRHLYQIPNETFVFTGDEGWSQHKAEDEKRSSIYDYIDYKYEELQARGIEEEELELLIENDIQSFFVQYFNQMSKKTSHENVFKIVDRNIVSVCEKIAELAEKHLSKTFDEKVFLALSLHVQTTLQRLQSGKQIHHPQLNQIRTKYKEAFSVAMQCIQLLEEELQITMPMDEAGFLTMFFVVDPIPASQTEVKVLILAHGNGIATEMANVANELLGIDEVTGIDMPLHESPKDFLERVKVYMKTLQNVNGLLLLVDMGSLAYIGDILETEFKIPVRVLSMTSTPHALEAARKAQLGYSLDALYETVKNLTPFYLNVQEEKKKPLSPMKSVILTACLTGEGSALAIQKMLENYLRFDKDLIEIIPISIVHEKDLTKMIENIKKERNIICIVTNFDVQVPCLTYHFQDIVNYTAIQPIQELITYEETYAKMADILEQQMQRNDGALLIKTIRYALNTIQELISLQLTPDSLMGVILHMSCMVDRLQKGEKLLPHPDKEKRRQDEYWMYMKVKKALQPIENTFEIQIPDDEVFYIMDFFIKNQPVKS; encoded by the coding sequence ATGAAACGAATAGATCTCATTTTTAACGCAATACAAGAAGGAAATTATACAGAAGGTATAACCGCATTAGAACTCGCTACCCTGTTGCAACTAGATCGTGCCAATGTAAGTAGCGACTTAAACAAACTTGTAAAAGATAAACGTTTATTAAAAACAAATACGCGCCCTGTTCGTTTTTATATAGAAACGAACACTTCGTTGGAAACGCATTCAAAAGACGTGACTTCACTAGATACATTTGCAATTGAAAATACGAGCCTTAAAATCGCAATTGAAAAGGCGAAAGCTTCTATTCTCTATCCTCCAAACGGTATGCATACTTTACTGCTAGGAGAAACAGGAGTCGGGAAATCTATGTTTGCTTCTTTAATGCACGAATATGCAATTGAAGTTGAACAGCTTCCAAAAAAGGCACCATTTATCGTCTTTAACTGTGCTGATTATGCAAACAATCCACAGCTACTACTAGGACAGTTATTTGGGATCAAAAAAGGAGCTTACACAGGTGCGAATGATCAAAAAGGGTTAATTGAAAAAGCACATGAAGGAATTCTTTTCTTAGATGAAGTACACCGCCTTCCTCCAGAAGGACAGGAAATGCTCTTTACTTTTATTGATCGCGGAGTATATCGCCGCCTAGGAGAAACAGAAAACGAGCGTAAAGCACAAGTATTAATCATTACTGCAACAACAGAAGAACCAAATTCATTTTTATTAAAAACATTTACAAGACGTATACCGATGACTGTCAAGCTTCCACCACTTCGTGAGCGTACACATAAAGAACGCTTTGCTTTACTGCAACTATTTTTCACAAATGAAGCAATTCGGCTAAGGAAAGAAATTCACGTTAGCCCGAACGCAATGCGTGCTTTCGTCTTTTACAATTGTCCCAATAACATCGGTCAATTAAAAACAGATGTACAAATCGCCTGTGCGAAAGCTTATTCTGATTTTGTAACAAAGAAACGTGATTCTGTCTATGTTTCAAGTACAGATTTACCTTGGTATATGAAAGAAGGGCTATTTATTGAAAGAAAGAGCCGTCACCTATACCAAATACCAAATGAAACATTTGTATTTACGGGAGATGAAGGTTGGAGTCAACATAAAGCAGAAGATGAAAAACGGTCTTCTATTTACGACTATATTGATTATAAATATGAAGAACTTCAAGCACGCGGTATTGAAGAGGAAGAATTAGAATTACTAATAGAAAATGATATTCAAAGCTTTTTCGTACAATATTTTAACCAAATGTCCAAAAAGACAAGTCATGAAAATGTTTTTAAAATTGTTGATCGTAACATCGTTTCCGTATGTGAAAAAATTGCGGAGCTCGCTGAAAAACATTTATCTAAGACGTTTGATGAAAAAGTCTTTCTCGCATTAAGTTTACATGTACAGACAACTCTACAACGTTTACAAAGCGGGAAGCAAATTCATCACCCACAATTGAATCAAATTCGTACGAAATATAAAGAAGCTTTTTCCGTAGCTATGCAATGCATTCAACTACTGGAAGAAGAATTACAAATAACCATGCCCATGGATGAAGCTGGCTTCTTAACAATGTTCTTCGTTGTTGATCCAATTCCTGCTTCCCAAACAGAAGTAAAAGTATTAATATTAGCGCACGGTAATGGCATCGCAACAGAAATGGCAAACGTTGCAAATGAACTCCTCGGTATTGATGAAGTGACCGGTATTGATATGCCGCTACATGAATCACCGAAAGATTTTTTAGAACGGGTTAAAGTGTATATGAAAACACTTCAAAATGTAAACGGGCTTCTCTTACTTGTTGATATGGGGTCTCTTGCCTATATCGGTGATATATTAGAAACTGAATTCAAAATTCCTGTACGTGTCCTTTCCATGACAAGTACTCCACACGCACTAGAAGCAGCTCGAAAAGCTCAGCTCGGCTATTCATTAGATGCACTATATGAAACAGTAAAGAACTTAACGCCGTTCTATTTAAACGTACAAGAAGAAAAGAAAAAGCCACTATCACCAATGAAGTCTGTTATTTTAACAGCTTGTTTAACTGGTGAAGGAAGTGCCTTAGCTATTCAAAAAATGTTAGAGAACTATTTACGATTTGATAAAGACTTAATTGAAATTATTCCAATTAGTATCGTCCATGAAAAAGATTTAACGAAAATGATTGAGAACATAAAAAAAGAGCGTAATATCATTTGTATCGTCACAAATTTCGATGTGCAAGTTCCATGTTTAACATATCATTTCCAAGATATTGTGAACTACACAGCGATTCAGCCAATTCAAGAATTAATTACGTATGAAGAGACATATGCGAAAATGGCCGATATTCTTGAACAACAAATGCAGCGTAACGACGGGGCATTACTAATTAAAACAATTCGTTACGCACTAAATACAATTCAAGAATTAATTTCCTTGCAGCTAACTCCTGATAGCTTAATGGGTGTTATTTTGCATATGAGCTGTATGGTTGATCGTCTTCAAAAAGGAGAAAAACTTCTTCCTCATCCTGATAAAGAAAAAAGAAGACAAGATGAGTACTGGATGTATATGAAAGTGAAAAAAGCATTACAACCAATTGAAAATACATTTGAAATACAAATACCAGATGATGAAGTATTTTATATCATGGACTTCTTTATTAAAAATCAGCCTGTTAAAAGTTAA
- the exsM gene encoding exosporium regulatory protein ExsM, with translation MTTHFFARLTGKRELPPVNTEAFGVAEFIFSDDLTKLHYRVILKNIEKVTSCQIHLGKSSQIGPVVFYLYGPLEQGISLNEGSITGAVNVEEFEGPLQGKSLVHFLQEIIQANVYVNIHTKSHKKGEIRGRIRKVKK, from the coding sequence ATGACAACACACTTTTTTGCTAGGTTAACAGGGAAGAGGGAATTGCCTCCTGTAAATACAGAAGCTTTTGGGGTAGCAGAGTTTATTTTTAGTGATGATTTAACGAAGTTGCATTACAGGGTAATATTAAAAAATATAGAAAAGGTCACATCGTGTCAAATTCATTTAGGGAAGTCCAGTCAAATTGGTCCCGTTGTTTTCTATTTATACGGTCCGCTAGAGCAAGGGATTAGTTTGAATGAGGGAAGCATTACTGGTGCCGTAAATGTGGAGGAATTCGAAGGGCCTTTACAAGGAAAATCCCTTGTTCATTTTCTCCAAGAAATTATTCAAGCTAATGTATATGTAAATATTCATACGAAATCACATAAAAAAGGAGAAATAAGAGGGCGGATTAGAAAGGTAAAGAAGTAA
- a CDS encoding DegV family protein — protein sequence MKTAIVTDSTAYIPKHIRDELNIYMIPLNVVFGTESYQEEAEISVDDFYVKVREQEELPKTSQPAIGKFLELYEELSKEYDAVISIHLSSGISGTYQTATTAGQMVEGIEVYTYDSEISCEVQGFYVREGAKLASEGKTPEEITARFDEMKQTMDAYFVVDDLHHLQRGGRLNSAQAFIGSLLQVKPVLYFREKVIIPFEKIRTRKKALKRIVEIFDEQASKGVPMEAVIIHAQREEEANEWKQELEAKYPHVAIRTGYFGAVIGTHLGEGALGLGWYTK from the coding sequence ATGAAAACAGCTATTGTTACTGATAGTACAGCATATATACCGAAGCATATTCGTGACGAACTAAATATATATATGATTCCATTAAACGTTGTATTTGGAACAGAATCTTATCAAGAAGAAGCTGAAATTTCAGTAGATGATTTTTATGTAAAAGTACGTGAGCAGGAAGAACTTCCGAAAACTTCGCAGCCAGCGATTGGAAAGTTTTTAGAGTTATACGAAGAATTATCTAAAGAATATGATGCAGTTATTAGTATTCATCTTTCAAGTGGAATTAGTGGTACATACCAAACAGCGACGACAGCTGGACAGATGGTAGAGGGTATTGAAGTATATACGTATGACTCTGAAATTAGTTGTGAAGTACAAGGATTTTATGTACGTGAAGGCGCGAAATTAGCAAGTGAAGGAAAAACACCAGAAGAAATTACCGCTCGTTTTGATGAAATGAAGCAAACGATGGACGCATATTTTGTAGTGGATGATTTACATCATTTACAACGTGGTGGAAGATTAAATAGTGCGCAAGCTTTCATCGGTAGCTTGCTACAAGTGAAGCCAGTTTTATATTTTAGAGAGAAAGTCATTATTCCATTTGAAAAGATTCGTACACGTAAAAAAGCGCTAAAACGTATCGTTGAAATTTTTGATGAACAAGCAAGTAAAGGTGTACCTATGGAAGCAGTTATCATTCATGCGCAACGTGAAGAGGAAGCGAATGAATGGAAGCAAGAATTAGAAGCAAAATATCCTCATGTCGCAATTCGCACGGGTTATTTTGGTGCTGTAATTGGTACGCATTTAGGTGAAGGTGCACTTGGTCTTGGATGGTATACGAAGTAA
- a CDS encoding UDP-glucose dehydrogenase family protein, which translates to MYSYIFYCIFLCEGEMKITIIGTGYVGLITGVGLAKLGHSVTCFDIDYEKIERIKQGDLPIYEYGLHELIHDAYKCAKLTFTTSKLKAFKNAEFIFIAVGTPSLANGRADLTYIKRACEDIGTYVNNDIIVVTKSTVPVGTNEAMQGWIEAKLQGRHKLHVVSNPEFLREGSGIYDFFHGDRIVIGADDEKVARKVEDLYSALCLQTYITDIKSAEMIKYASNAFLATKISFINEISNICEKVGANVLDVAKGMGMDKRIGTHFLQAGIGYGGSCFPKDTKALVQMAGNVSHDFRLLKAVIEVNNKQQLLLVEKAKKVINMNKKRVAVLGAAFKPNTDDIREAPSLIIIQELINIGADVVVYDPKAIQHVQQTFGKTIQYAECIDESIRGASAVFIVTEWESIRTYPLEKYVQLMGEAILFDGRNCYTNEDARKQGIDYYSVGRKNVCNNHVATIR; encoded by the coding sequence ATGTATTCGTATATTTTCTATTGTATATTCCTGTGCGAAGGGGAAATGAAAATTACGATAATTGGTACTGGATATGTTGGATTAATTACAGGAGTAGGTTTGGCAAAACTGGGACATTCGGTCACATGTTTTGATATAGATTATGAAAAAATTGAACGGATAAAACAAGGGGATTTACCTATTTATGAATATGGCTTACATGAATTAATACATGATGCGTATAAGTGTGCAAAGTTAACTTTTACAACAAGTAAATTAAAAGCTTTTAAAAATGCTGAATTTATATTTATTGCGGTTGGAACACCATCATTAGCAAATGGGAGAGCTGATTTAACGTATATTAAGCGTGCGTGTGAGGATATTGGGACGTACGTGAATAACGATATTATTGTTGTTACGAAAAGTACAGTTCCTGTAGGTACAAATGAAGCGATGCAGGGATGGATTGAGGCGAAGTTACAAGGGAGGCACAAATTACATGTCGTATCGAATCCAGAGTTTTTACGAGAAGGTTCCGGTATTTATGATTTCTTCCATGGTGATCGTATTGTAATTGGAGCGGATGATGAGAAAGTTGCACGGAAAGTAGAGGATTTGTACAGTGCATTATGCTTGCAAACGTATATTACAGATATTAAGAGTGCAGAGATGATTAAATACGCGTCTAATGCATTCTTGGCTACAAAAATTAGCTTTATTAATGAAATTTCAAATATATGTGAGAAGGTAGGAGCAAATGTATTAGATGTAGCAAAAGGAATGGGGATGGATAAGAGAATTGGTACCCATTTTTTACAGGCGGGCATTGGATATGGGGGATCGTGTTTTCCGAAAGATACGAAAGCACTTGTACAAATGGCAGGAAATGTTTCTCATGATTTTCGTTTGTTAAAAGCGGTCATTGAAGTGAATAATAAGCAGCAGTTGTTATTAGTTGAAAAAGCGAAAAAAGTAATAAATATGAATAAGAAACGGGTTGCAGTTCTTGGAGCAGCATTTAAACCGAATACAGACGATATTAGAGAAGCACCATCTCTTATTATCATACAAGAATTGATTAATATAGGTGCGGATGTAGTTGTATACGATCCGAAAGCAATTCAGCATGTACAACAAACATTTGGAAAGACGATACAATATGCTGAATGTATAGATGAATCGATTAGAGGCGCGAGTGCAGTTTTTATCGTAACGGAATGGGAATCTATTCGAACATATCCATTAGAAAAGTATGTACAACTTATGGGGGAGGCTATTCTATTTGATGGGAGAAATTGTTATACTAATGAGGATGCTAGAAAGCAAGGGATAGATTACTACTCAGTGGGACGAAAGAATGTTTGTAATAATCATGTTGCTACTATTCGATAA
- the wecB gene encoding non-hydrolyzing UDP-N-acetylglucosamine 2-epimerase: protein MTERLKVMTIFGTRPEAIKMAPLVLELQKHPEKIESIVTVTAQHRQMLDQVLSIFGITPDFDLNIMKDRQTLIDITTRGLEGLDKVMKEAKPDIVLVHGDTTTTFIASLAAFYNQIPVGHVEAGLRTWDKYSPYPEEMNRQLTGVMADLHFSPTAKSATNLQRENKDESRIFITGNTAIDALKTTVKETYSHPVLEKLGNNRLVLMTAHRRENLGEPMRNMFRAIKRLVDKHEDVQVVYPVHMNPVVRETANDILGEHSRIHLIEPLDVIDFHNVAARSYLMLTDSGGVQEEAPSLGVPVLVLRDTTERPEGIEAGTLKLAGTDEETIFNLADELLSDKEAHDKMAQASNPYGDGRASERIVESILQHFNK from the coding sequence ATGACTGAACGTTTAAAAGTAATGACAATTTTCGGGACACGTCCAGAAGCAATTAAAATGGCACCTCTTGTATTAGAGTTGCAAAAGCATCCAGAAAAAATCGAATCAATTGTGACTGTAACAGCACAACATCGTCAAATGTTAGATCAAGTATTAAGCATCTTTGGAATTACGCCAGATTTCGATTTGAATATTATGAAAGATCGTCAAACTTTAATTGATATTACAACGCGCGGTTTAGAAGGTTTAGACAAAGTAATGAAAGAAGCAAAGCCTGATATCGTCCTTGTACATGGTGATACAACAACAACATTTATTGCTAGCTTAGCTGCTTTTTATAATCAAATTCCAGTAGGTCATGTTGAAGCTGGACTTCGTACATGGGATAAGTATTCTCCATATCCAGAAGAGATGAATCGTCAATTAACAGGTGTAATGGCAGACCTTCATTTCTCACCGACAGCGAAATCAGCAACGAACTTACAGAGAGAAAATAAAGATGAGTCACGCATTTTCATAACAGGAAATACAGCGATTGACGCACTGAAAACGACTGTAAAAGAAACATATAGTCATCCGGTACTAGAGAAGCTTGGAAATAATCGCCTTGTACTGATGACAGCGCATCGCCGTGAAAACTTAGGTGAACCAATGCGTAATATGTTCCGTGCAATTAAGCGCCTTGTTGATAAACATGAAGATGTGCAAGTTGTGTACCCTGTTCACATGAACCCTGTTGTTCGTGAAACAGCAAATGATATTTTAGGAGAACATAGCCGTATTCATTTAATCGAGCCGCTAGATGTGATTGATTTCCATAATGTTGCAGCTCGTTCATACTTAATGTTAACTGATTCTGGCGGTGTTCAAGAAGAAGCACCATCACTTGGCGTGCCAGTTCTTGTTCTACGTGATACAACAGAGCGCCCAGAAGGTATTGAAGCAGGTACGTTAAAATTAGCAGGAACAGATGAAGAGACAATCTTTAATCTTGCTGATGAGTTACTATCTGATAAAGAAGCTCATGATAAGATGGCGCAAGCATCTAACCCTTACGGTGATGGTCGTGCATCAGAGCGTATTGTTGAATCAATTTTACAACACTTTAATAAGTAA
- a CDS encoding polysaccharide deacetylase family protein, whose protein sequence is MIKRVFQCIILFFTITIYTSSNPEATTIIPAEHHPNAETTSPTQKIAYLTFDDGPNKYTMQILNILKEKNGKATFFVIGGKVPHYQKTMQRLIKDGHYIGLHSMSHDVKRLYTGDPSTLITEMEQTQNIVQQVTKLNTHLVRVPYGSMPYLKKNYRDALVSARYKMWDWTIDTYDWKSYDNPSAILERVRNQSDEQVEVILMHDSSVTVQILPKVIDYLQSQGYKLLPYNPSSHLEVNFWKDTRL, encoded by the coding sequence ATGATCAAGCGAGTATTTCAATGTATCATTTTATTTTTCACAATTACTATATACACGTCATCTAATCCTGAAGCAACTACAATTATTCCTGCTGAACATCATCCAAATGCTGAAACGACCTCTCCTACACAAAAGATTGCGTATTTAACATTTGATGACGGACCAAACAAATATACGATGCAAATTTTAAACATTTTAAAAGAAAAGAATGGAAAAGCAACCTTCTTTGTTATTGGCGGAAAAGTACCGCATTACCAAAAGACGATGCAGCGATTAATTAAAGACGGACATTATATTGGACTTCATAGTATGTCACACGATGTAAAACGCCTTTATACTGGCGATCCTTCCACTTTAATTACAGAAATGGAACAAACTCAAAACATTGTCCAGCAAGTTACAAAATTAAATACACACCTCGTCCGCGTTCCATACGGTAGCATGCCTTACTTAAAAAAGAATTATCGTGATGCTCTTGTATCAGCTCGATATAAAATGTGGGATTGGACAATTGATACATATGATTGGAAAAGCTATGACAATCCTTCTGCCATACTAGAAAGAGTACGTAATCAAAGTGATGAACAAGTCGAAGTTATTTTAATGCATGATTCAAGTGTCACTGTACAAATACTGCCAAAAGTAATCGATTATTTACAGTCACAAGGATACAAACTTCTTCCTTATAATCCCTCTTCCCATCTCGAAGTTAATTTTTGGAAAGACACAAGATTGTAA
- a CDS encoding glycosyltransferase family 4 protein, translating to MDSQVIYAILASFITVLVVTPLVIKLAFKIGATDKPNARKVHQKIMPRLGGLAIFIGVAVGFVVGGLYEQRMLSITLGAIIIVIIGILDDMYELSAKVKFGGQLLVAAMIVKSGLLVQVLYIPILGDTELGWLAYPITVFWIVGITNAINLIDGLDGLSAGISSIVLATLAYMAFTSPWGTGTAIILPLALIALASTLGFLFYNFHPAKIFMGDTGALFLGYCISVISLLGLYKSVTLFSFIVPVIILGVPVFDTAFAIIRRIVNKKPISAPDKSHLHHRLLAMGFSHRKTVLIIYAFGIFFSVNAIIFTSATLWLSIILLFILIFFTEIIAEIIGLVHERYKPIISFYKKMKKRED from the coding sequence ATGGACTCACAAGTGATTTATGCCATTTTGGCATCTTTCATCACTGTACTCGTCGTTACTCCTTTAGTTATTAAATTAGCTTTTAAAATAGGAGCAACAGATAAGCCAAATGCGCGTAAAGTACACCAAAAGATTATGCCTCGTCTTGGCGGATTAGCAATATTTATCGGTGTAGCTGTAGGATTTGTTGTTGGCGGGTTATATGAACAAAGAATGTTATCGATAACATTAGGTGCGATTATCATTGTAATCATCGGGATTTTAGATGATATGTACGAACTATCTGCGAAGGTAAAATTCGGTGGACAACTATTAGTTGCAGCTATGATTGTAAAAAGTGGATTATTAGTGCAAGTATTATATATTCCAATCCTCGGGGATACTGAACTTGGATGGCTTGCTTATCCAATTACAGTGTTTTGGATTGTAGGTATTACAAATGCAATCAACTTAATTGACGGATTAGATGGATTGTCCGCTGGAATTTCATCTATCGTACTTGCAACGCTGGCATATATGGCCTTCACTAGCCCATGGGGTACTGGAACAGCTATCATTTTGCCTCTAGCACTAATTGCACTTGCAAGTACACTTGGATTTTTATTCTATAACTTCCATCCAGCAAAAATTTTCATGGGAGATACAGGAGCACTATTTTTAGGATACTGTATTTCTGTCATATCGTTACTTGGATTATACAAAAGTGTAACGTTATTCAGCTTCATCGTTCCAGTTATCATTTTAGGTGTACCTGTATTTGATACGGCATTCGCAATTATCCGCCGTATCGTAAATAAAAAACCTATTTCAGCACCAGATAAATCGCATTTACATCACCGTTTGCTTGCAATGGGATTCTCTCATCGTAAAACGGTACTAATTATATACGCATTCGGTATCTTCTTTAGTGTAAATGCCATTATTTTCACTAGTGCAACATTATGGTTATCCATTATTCTTCTTTTCATTTTAATCTTCTTCACAGAAATCATTGCTGAAATAATCGGCCTTGTACACGAACGTTACAAACCAATTATTTCCTTCTATAAAAAAATGAAAAAACGCGAAGACTAA